A single Plasmodium yoelii strain 17X genome assembly, chromosome: 10 DNA region contains:
- a CDS encoding ABC transporter I family member 1, putative, translating to MQGQFWLAVSYYIITIICKVGFCIKFIENEKNLFGFKSKKKISNIKVRDWDQKEMQPFFIINKVKNKKYNNLKKSLNMEYSNTDDQRLSLLKNLEDKSKIITQAPDWNEKMPLLEINDLHAIEVEGGKEILKGINLTIYLGEKHSIMGRNGSGKSTLAKVIAGHPYFKVTKGSMKFKGLKLTELAVNHRSLCGIFLAFQYPIELPMVKNNEFLRTALNCHRRQNNEPELSPSEFDLLMINEIKKVGLSHEFLDRPVNYGFSGGEKKRNEILQMLILKPSFCILDETDSGLDVDSFKLTSDVIQNFSNINNSFLIVTHYKKLLELLKPNYIHIMHKGEIIKTGDYSLVDKIESDGYAQFVE from the coding sequence atgcaaggACAATTTTGGCTAGCTGTGTCAtactatattattacaattattTGTAAAGTAGGATTTTGCATAAAatttatagaaaatgaaaaaaaccTTTTTGGTTTTAAAagtaagaaaaaaataagtaatATAAAAGTAAGGGATTGGGATCAAAAAGAAATGCaaccattttttattataaataaagtaaagaataaaaaatataataatttaaaaaaatcattaaatatGGAATATTCTAATACAGATGATCAGAgattatcattattaaaaaatttagaagataaatcaaaaataattacACAAGCACCTGATTGGAATGAAAAAATGCCACTGTTAGAAATAAATGATTTACATGCAATAGAAGTTGAAGGAGGaaaagaaatattaaaagGAATAAATTTAACTATATATTTGGGAGAAAAACATTCAATAATGGGTCGTAATGGGTCAGGAAAATCAACACTTGCTAAAGTAATAGCAGGTCATCCATATTTTAAAGTTACAAAAGGATCTATGAAATTTAAAGGCTTAAAATTAACAGAACTAGCTGTTAATCATAGATCATTATGTGGTATTTTTTTGGCTTTTCAATACCCTATTGAATTGCCTatggtaaaaaataatgaatttttaAGAACAGCATTAAATTGTCATAGAAGACAAAATAATGAACCAGAATTAAGCCCATCTGAATTTGATCTTTTAATgattaatgaaataaaaaaagttggATTAAGTCATGAATTTTTAGATAGACCTGTTAATTATGGTTTTAGTGGtggggaaaaaaaaagaaatgaaattTTACAAATGTTAATTTTGAAACCATCTTTTTGTATTCTTGATGAAACGGATTCAGGACTAGATGTTGATTCATTTAAATTAACATCAGATGTAATTcaaaatttttcaaatataaataattcttttttGATAGTTACACATTATAAAAAGTTGTTAGAATTATTAAAGCcaaattatattcatattatgcatAAAGGGGAAATTATTAAAACTGGCGATTATTCGTTAGTAGATAAAATAGAATCAGATGGATATGCACAATTTGTTGAGtag